A portion of the Oncorhynchus nerka isolate Pitt River linkage group LG27, Oner_Uvic_2.0, whole genome shotgun sequence genome contains these proteins:
- the LOC135565221 gene encoding mucin-2-like, producing TTTTSPTSPTTTSPTTTTTTSPTTTTTTSPTSPTTTSPTSPTTTTSPTTTTSPTTTTTTTSSTTTISPTTTTRPTTTTSPTTTTSPTTTHPTTTTTTSPTPTHYTTTTTSPTTTSPTTSPTTTSPTSPTRPTTTTSPTTSPTTTHPTTTTASPTTTHTTTTTSPTTTTSPTTTTSPTTITTTSPTTTTTTTATTTTNISPTTTTTTTTNISPTTTTTTTTNISPTTTTTTNISPTTTTSTITTTNISPTTTTTTTITISPTTTTNISPTTAATTTTSPISSTNISPTTTTTNISPTTTTTTNIRPTTTTTITTTNISPTTTTTNISPTTTNTSPTTITTTTIITTNISTTTTTTNNNNNNISPTTTTNISPTTTTTATTTTTTTTTTNISPTTATTSTTTTNNNISPTTTTTTTTITTTNISPTTATTTTTIT from the exons actactactactagtcctactagtcctactactactagtcctactactactactactactagtcctactactactactactactagtcctactagtcctactactactagtcctactagtcctactactactactagtcctactactactactagtcctactactactactactactactagttctactactactattagtcctactactactactagacctactactactactagtcctactactactactagtcctactactactcatcctactactactactactactagtcctaCTCCTactcattatactactactactactagtcctactactactagtcctactactagtcctactactactagTCCTACTAGTCCTActagacctactactactactagtcctactactagtcctactactactcatcctactactactactgctagtcctactactactcatactactactactactagtcctactactactactagtcctactactactactagtcctactactattactactactagtcctactacta ctactactactactgctactactactactaatattagtcctactactactactactactactactaatattagtcctactactactactactactactactaatattagtcctactactactactactactaatattagtcctactactactactagtactattactactactaatattagtcctactactactactactactactattactattagtcctactactactactaatattagtcctactactgctgctactactactactagtcctaTTTCTAGTACTAATAttagtcctactactactactactaatattagtcctactactactactactactaatattcgtcctactactactactactattactactactaatattagtcctactactactactactaatattagtcctactactactaatactagtcctactactattactactactactattattactactaatattagtactactactactactactaataataataataataatattagtcctactactactactaatattagtcctactactactactactgctactactactactactactactactactactaatattagtcctactactgctactactagtactactactactaataataatattagtcctactactactactactactactactattactactactaatattagtcccactactgctactactactactactattact
- the depdc7a gene encoding DEP domain-containing protein 7 isoform X1, with amino-acid sequence MLHKPRGEQGMAGKPFRATFIWSSIIANLQQRIQVKRHRHKLKTYHDCFLGSEAVDVVLAHVIQSRFCGDAEVPRSKAVRLCQALMDSRVFEAVGTNVFGNKEKRRATFEDSSCSLYRLLPLPSSPTTMTSSHSTSTITIESGYDSPSKHRNSYSPPLKRKEDQYSNNHSPVKTDKSLEDVLGNLNITSTITPQMINLGLSQELVGEVWRQQTVFRLLQLIELPLLESLLEGEERPRPPLHSMDSDPDLLYTSSYLDREVLKAFSEAQADEWLSAAVDCLEFLPDDLVVEVSRGLPRCGEDQGQCKRLVYGILVQHYGETQHSPLLSNHVFDIHSSISELLVNGKREQALEALQLCLKLQDSRSKEELRRLLRFMAVAAKPQEVKLHKEVENRMAVKRSFSSAIVYSMRLAKGKVDLLVLFMVENHCDVFKIPLSLHQLVSDRLSNIVKGKDTHVLTASTYCRRVNGRAYVESKQKTTKEELWALLKTIHENPKLSNKEKRRLLGQFYKGHPEIFVQYFGSRLSSEDL; translated from the exons ATGCTGCACAAACCACGAG GAGAGCAGGGCATGGCCGGTAAGCCGTTCCGGGCCACCTTCATCTGGAGCAGCATCATCGCCAACCTCCAGCAGCGCATCCAGGTCAAGCGCCACCGTCATAAGCTCAAGACCTACCATGACTGTTTCCTGGGGTCAGAGGCTGTGGACGTGGTGCTGGCCCATGTCATCCAGTCACGGTTCTGCGGCGATGCCGAGGTGCCTCGCTCCAAGGCCGTACGCCTCTGCCAGGCCCTGATGGATTCGCGGGTGTTCGAGGCGGTGGGCACCAACGTATTTGGGAATAAGGAGAAGAGGCGTGCCACCTTCGAGGACAGTAGCTGTAGTCTGTACCGGTTGCTTCCGCTTCCGTCTAGTCCCACTACCATGACCAGCTCGCACTCGACGAGCACCATCACCATCGAGAGTGGATACGACTCGCCGAGCAAACACCGGAACAGCTACAGCCCACCTCTCAAACG TAAAGAGGACCAGTACTCCAACAACCACTCTCCGGTCAAAACAGACAAATCACTAGAGGACGTGTTGGGGAACCTCAACATCACCTCAACCATCACCCCACAGATGATCAACCTCGGCCTCTCACAGGAGT TGGTGGGTGAGGTGTGGCGCCAGCAGACGGTGTTCAGGCTGCTACAGCTGATAGAGCTCCCCCTTCTGGAGAGTCTGTTGGAGGGAGAGGAGCGGCCCAGGCCCCCTCTACACAGCATGGACAGTGACCCAGACCTGCTCTACACATCCAGCTACCTGGACAGAGAGGTCCTGAAGGCCTTCAGCGAAGCACA ggcTGATGAGTGGTTGTCGGCGGCAGTGGACTGTCTAGAGTTCCTGCCAGATGACTTGGTGGTTGAGGTGAGCAGGGGTCTGCCCCGCTGCGGTGAGGACCAGGGCCAGTGTAAGAGACTGGTGTATGGGATCCTGGTCCAGCACTACGGAGAGACACAGCACTCTCCACTACTCAGCAACCACGTCTTCGACATCCACTCCAGCATCTCTGAACTACTGG TGAATGGGAAGAGGGAGCAGGCTCTGGAGgccctacagctgtgtctgaaaCTACAGGACTCTCGCAGTAAAGAGGAGCTACGCAGACTGCTGCGATTCATGGCCGTCGCTGCCAAACCGCAGGAGGTCAAACTGCACAAAGag GTAGAGAACAGGATGGCGGTGAAGAGATCTTTCTCTAGTGCCATCGTCTACAGCATGAGACTGGCCAAGGGGAAGGTTGACCTGCTGGTGCTGTTTATGGTGGAAAACCACTGTGACGTCTTCAAG ATTCCATTGTCGTTGCACCAACTTGTGAGCGACAGACTGAGCAACATTGTGAAGGGGAAAGACACACACGTCTTAACAG CCTCTACATATTGCAGGCGAGTCAATGGAAGAGCGTATGTGGAGAGCAAACAGAAGACCACCAAAGAGGAACTATGGGCTCTACTGAAGACAATCCATGAGAACCCCAAACTGTCCAACAAAGAGAAGAGACGCTTGCTGGGACAGTTCTACAAGGGGCATCCTGAGATCTTTGTCCAGTACTTTGGAAGCAGATTGTCAAGTGAGGATCTGTAG
- the depdc7a gene encoding DEP domain-containing protein 7 isoform X2: protein MAGKPFRATFIWSSIIANLQQRIQVKRHRHKLKTYHDCFLGSEAVDVVLAHVIQSRFCGDAEVPRSKAVRLCQALMDSRVFEAVGTNVFGNKEKRRATFEDSSCSLYRLLPLPSSPTTMTSSHSTSTITIESGYDSPSKHRNSYSPPLKRKEDQYSNNHSPVKTDKSLEDVLGNLNITSTITPQMINLGLSQELVGEVWRQQTVFRLLQLIELPLLESLLEGEERPRPPLHSMDSDPDLLYTSSYLDREVLKAFSEAQADEWLSAAVDCLEFLPDDLVVEVSRGLPRCGEDQGQCKRLVYGILVQHYGETQHSPLLSNHVFDIHSSISELLVNGKREQALEALQLCLKLQDSRSKEELRRLLRFMAVAAKPQEVKLHKEVENRMAVKRSFSSAIVYSMRLAKGKVDLLVLFMVENHCDVFKIPLSLHQLVSDRLSNIVKGKDTHVLTASTYCRRVNGRAYVESKQKTTKEELWALLKTIHENPKLSNKEKRRLLGQFYKGHPEIFVQYFGSRLSSEDL, encoded by the exons ATGGCCGGTAAGCCGTTCCGGGCCACCTTCATCTGGAGCAGCATCATCGCCAACCTCCAGCAGCGCATCCAGGTCAAGCGCCACCGTCATAAGCTCAAGACCTACCATGACTGTTTCCTGGGGTCAGAGGCTGTGGACGTGGTGCTGGCCCATGTCATCCAGTCACGGTTCTGCGGCGATGCCGAGGTGCCTCGCTCCAAGGCCGTACGCCTCTGCCAGGCCCTGATGGATTCGCGGGTGTTCGAGGCGGTGGGCACCAACGTATTTGGGAATAAGGAGAAGAGGCGTGCCACCTTCGAGGACAGTAGCTGTAGTCTGTACCGGTTGCTTCCGCTTCCGTCTAGTCCCACTACCATGACCAGCTCGCACTCGACGAGCACCATCACCATCGAGAGTGGATACGACTCGCCGAGCAAACACCGGAACAGCTACAGCCCACCTCTCAAACG TAAAGAGGACCAGTACTCCAACAACCACTCTCCGGTCAAAACAGACAAATCACTAGAGGACGTGTTGGGGAACCTCAACATCACCTCAACCATCACCCCACAGATGATCAACCTCGGCCTCTCACAGGAGT TGGTGGGTGAGGTGTGGCGCCAGCAGACGGTGTTCAGGCTGCTACAGCTGATAGAGCTCCCCCTTCTGGAGAGTCTGTTGGAGGGAGAGGAGCGGCCCAGGCCCCCTCTACACAGCATGGACAGTGACCCAGACCTGCTCTACACATCCAGCTACCTGGACAGAGAGGTCCTGAAGGCCTTCAGCGAAGCACA ggcTGATGAGTGGTTGTCGGCGGCAGTGGACTGTCTAGAGTTCCTGCCAGATGACTTGGTGGTTGAGGTGAGCAGGGGTCTGCCCCGCTGCGGTGAGGACCAGGGCCAGTGTAAGAGACTGGTGTATGGGATCCTGGTCCAGCACTACGGAGAGACACAGCACTCTCCACTACTCAGCAACCACGTCTTCGACATCCACTCCAGCATCTCTGAACTACTGG TGAATGGGAAGAGGGAGCAGGCTCTGGAGgccctacagctgtgtctgaaaCTACAGGACTCTCGCAGTAAAGAGGAGCTACGCAGACTGCTGCGATTCATGGCCGTCGCTGCCAAACCGCAGGAGGTCAAACTGCACAAAGag GTAGAGAACAGGATGGCGGTGAAGAGATCTTTCTCTAGTGCCATCGTCTACAGCATGAGACTGGCCAAGGGGAAGGTTGACCTGCTGGTGCTGTTTATGGTGGAAAACCACTGTGACGTCTTCAAG ATTCCATTGTCGTTGCACCAACTTGTGAGCGACAGACTGAGCAACATTGTGAAGGGGAAAGACACACACGTCTTAACAG CCTCTACATATTGCAGGCGAGTCAATGGAAGAGCGTATGTGGAGAGCAAACAGAAGACCACCAAAGAGGAACTATGGGCTCTACTGAAGACAATCCATGAGAACCCCAAACTGTCCAACAAAGAGAAGAGACGCTTGCTGGGACAGTTCTACAAGGGGCATCCTGAGATCTTTGTCCAGTACTTTGGAAGCAGATTGTCAAGTGAGGATCTGTAG